One segment of Solanum stenotomum isolate F172 chromosome 1, ASM1918654v1, whole genome shotgun sequence DNA contains the following:
- the LOC125857016 gene encoding uncharacterized protein LOC125857016, with product MVLESSRGCLRFIESSVLFVIGKELWGHIDGSDHTPTNAAKLGEWKIKDALVMTWILGSIEPLIVLNLRPCKIAKSMWDFYNQDNTARCFQLEYEIANYSQGGLSVTDYFSRFQNLWAEFTNIVYAKIPIESLSVIQEVHEQSKRDQFLMKLRSDFESVCFNLMNRGPSPSLDVCFRELLHEEQCLVTQILSRKKMMSLLHLLLKVKERARI from the exons ATGGTATTAGAGTCTTCTCGTGGTTGTCTTCGTTTCATAGAGTCATCTGTG TTATTTGTCATCGGCAAAGAACTATGGGGTCATATAGATGGAAGCGATCATACTCCTACTAATGCAGCAAAGCTAGGTGAATGGAAGATTAAAGATGCTCTGGTGATGACATGGATTCTAGGGTCAATTGAACCTCTTATTGTTCTTAATCTCAGGCCATGCAAGATAGCTAAGTCCATGTGGGATTTTTACAACCAAGATAATACTGCAAGATGCTTTCAGTTAGAGTATGAAATTGCTAATTACTCTCAAGGAGGTCTTTCAGTTACGGATTATTTTTCTAGATTTCAGAACTTATGGGCTGAATTTACAAATATTGTCTATGCCAAAATACCTATTGAATCTCTATCAGTGATTCAGGAAGTTCATGAACAAAGCAAGCGAGAccaatttttgatgaaattacgCTCCGACTTTGAGAGTGTTTGCTTTAACTTGATGAATCGTGGCCCGTCTCCCTCTTTGGATGTTTGCTTTAGGGAATTACTTCATGAAGAGCAATGTCTTGTCACACAAATTCtttcaagaaagaaaatgatgtcATTGTTGCATTTGCTGCTCAAGGTAAAGGAAAGGGCACGGATATGA